One stretch of Francisella sp. LA112445 DNA includes these proteins:
- a CDS encoding DNA/RNA non-specific endonuclease, producing MTKKTTDKKDSSKGSKSSAFRIIKILIFLGLAIAGGFSGTFFDKYDLKQKFISFRHNIYNYFSSEPVKSNYTAKDNENIVAKFFSQSDDAKKQQANQFNDLKQYPPQRTLPAVTNYCHDFLTYGNPSFNVTSGLGQVNLYLCRDGYVVGYNYKTKEASWVAFKLTKAKVANKLKRDDKFKEDDDVPFVYRATLDDYSHSGYDRGHLASYASMDFSKKSAEESFLLSNMSPQKAGLNRQGWERLETDERIWANMYDSIYVYTGPIYKKQKIHKTIGDNKIAVPDYFFKIIYVPSKNKAIAFVMPNARVDKTKIANYRTSIKDIEQRTGLHFLSNIPDRSMVVDNVSSMWRTSYF from the coding sequence ATGACAAAGAAAACAACAGATAAAAAAGATAGTTCTAAAGGTAGTAAGAGTTCAGCCTTTAGGATTATAAAAATACTTATCTTCCTAGGCTTAGCTATTGCTGGTGGTTTTTCAGGAACCTTTTTTGATAAATATGATCTAAAGCAGAAGTTTATTAGTTTTAGGCATAATATCTATAATTACTTCTCAAGTGAGCCTGTAAAAAGTAACTATACTGCAAAAGATAATGAAAATATTGTAGCTAAGTTTTTTTCACAAAGTGATGATGCTAAAAAACAACAAGCGAATCAATTCAATGATTTGAAGCAATATCCACCTCAAAGAACTTTACCTGCGGTAACTAATTATTGTCATGATTTCTTAACTTATGGTAATCCTAGTTTTAATGTAACAAGTGGTCTAGGACAGGTAAATCTTTATCTATGTAGAGATGGCTATGTAGTTGGTTATAACTATAAGACTAAAGAGGCAAGCTGGGTTGCATTTAAGCTAACAAAAGCAAAAGTAGCTAATAAGCTTAAAAGAGATGATAAGTTTAAAGAAGATGATGATGTACCTTTTGTTTATAGAGCAACTTTAGATGATTATTCGCATTCTGGTTATGATCGAGGGCATTTAGCATCTTATGCATCTATGGACTTTAGTAAGAAATCTGCCGAGGAATCATTTTTATTATCTAATATGTCACCACAAAAAGCTGGACTTAATAGACAAGGTTGGGAAAGGCTTGAAACAGATGAACGTATTTGGGCAAATATGTATGACAGTATATATGTTTATACTGGCCCAATATATAAAAAACAGAAAATCCATAAAACTATAGGAGATAATAAAATAGCAGTACCAGATTATTTCTTTAAGATAATCTATGTACCATCGAAAAATAAAGCCATAGCTTTTGTGATGCCAAATGCAAGAGTTGATAAAACAAAGATTGCTAACTACAGAACTTCTATAAAAGACATTGAACAACGTACAGGATTACATTTCTTAAGTAATATTCCAGATAGAAGCATGGTTGTTGATAATGTTTCATCGATGTGGCGGACTTCTTATTTTTAA
- a CDS encoding aminopeptidase P family protein, whose product MSEKLQVLKEIMKQKGYDFYLVPSTDDHNNEYLPKCWQYRAWISEFDGSAGDVLITMDKSFLSTDGRYFSQAEAQLDDKYFALLKQTGYESKIEEWLKENFNGKTLAVDPKKIGITGAEKLLSIAKANGGKVVFDSENLVAKAQQKLNQETPIPAQEVFVHEIQYAGQSVDSKLKNIRSYLKSINAECLIETSLDSIMWALNIRGRDIKNTPLAICYMAVTVENTFLYINSVKVTQEVRDHLEQNNVVIMNYEEFFNDLKKFAAKFVIDNNVASYAVKLAVNENEHSQLIEGNNPIVISKALKNSIEINGAKDAHKKDAVAFIKWWHWMENNFQGTTELDAIAKLAEYRAEQKNYLEDSFDYIAGYAEHGALPHYSAIAESNKEIKDDAPFLCDSGGQYKEGTTDVTRVLHFGRPSKKHRRYYTLVLKGHLGLGRAVFPKGTTGSHLDVLAREHLWHFCSDYSHGTGHGVGSFLGVHEGPQRINSSSKVELMPGMILSNEPGAYFPGEFGIRIENLCYVKQRNQESPTGHGQFYCFEDLTLIPYEFKMIETWMLTYTEKKTINNYYSRIRKEVLPLIEEQEVRDFLLFKTRHIK is encoded by the coding sequence ATGTCTGAAAAATTACAAGTTTTAAAAGAAATAATGAAACAAAAGGGCTATGATTTTTATCTAGTGCCTTCTACTGATGACCATAATAATGAGTATCTGCCGAAATGTTGGCAGTATCGTGCTTGGATTAGTGAATTTGATGGCTCTGCTGGTGATGTTTTAATAACAATGGATAAGTCATTTTTATCGACTGATGGTAGATACTTTTCTCAAGCAGAAGCTCAATTAGATGATAAGTATTTTGCTTTATTAAAACAGACTGGTTATGAATCAAAAATTGAAGAGTGGTTAAAAGAGAATTTTAATGGTAAAACATTAGCAGTAGATCCTAAAAAAATAGGTATTACTGGCGCTGAAAAGCTACTATCTATAGCAAAAGCAAATGGTGGAAAAGTTGTTTTTGATAGTGAAAACTTAGTTGCGAAAGCTCAACAAAAGCTAAATCAAGAGACTCCTATTCCTGCTCAAGAAGTTTTTGTTCATGAAATCCAATATGCTGGACAATCTGTTGACTCAAAATTAAAAAATATTAGAAGTTATTTAAAGTCTATAAATGCAGAATGCTTGATTGAGACAAGTTTAGATTCAATTATGTGGGCATTAAATATAAGAGGAAGAGATATAAAAAATACGCCTTTAGCTATTTGCTATATGGCTGTCACTGTTGAAAATACTTTTCTATATATCAATAGTGTCAAGGTTACACAAGAAGTGAGAGATCATCTTGAGCAGAATAATGTCGTAATAATGAATTATGAGGAGTTTTTCAATGATTTGAAGAAATTTGCTGCAAAATTTGTGATTGATAATAATGTTGCTAGTTACGCTGTTAAGTTAGCTGTAAATGAAAATGAACATAGCCAGCTAATAGAAGGTAATAACCCTATTGTCATTAGTAAAGCGCTAAAAAATTCTATAGAAATAAATGGCGCTAAAGATGCTCATAAAAAAGATGCTGTAGCATTTATCAAATGGTGGCACTGGATGGAAAATAATTTCCAAGGTACTACTGAGTTAGATGCTATAGCTAAATTAGCAGAGTATCGTGCAGAACAGAAGAACTATTTAGAAGATAGTTTTGATTATATTGCTGGATATGCTGAGCATGGAGCATTACCACATTATAGTGCTATAGCGGAGTCAAACAAAGAAATTAAAGATGATGCACCATTTTTATGCGACTCTGGAGGACAGTATAAAGAAGGTACTACAGATGTTACAAGAGTCTTACATTTTGGTAGACCATCAAAAAAGCATAGAAGATATTACACATTAGTATTAAAAGGGCATTTAGGTCTTGGTAGAGCTGTTTTCCCTAAAGGAACAACAGGATCTCACCTTGATGTGTTAGCTCGTGAACATCTGTGGCATTTTTGTTCAGACTATAGTCATGGTACTGGTCATGGCGTTGGTAGCTTCCTAGGGGTGCATGAAGGCCCTCAAAGAATAAACTCATCATCAAAAGTAGAGCTGATGCCTGGTATGATTCTAAGTAATGAGCCAGGAGCATATTTCCCTGGTGAATTTGGTATTAGAATTGAGAACTTATGCTATGTAAAACAACGTAATCAGGAATCTCCTACAGGACATGGTCAATTTTACTGTTTTGAAGATTTAACTTTGATTCCTTATGAGTTTAAAATGATTGAAACTTGGATGTTGACATATACTGAAAAGAAAACAATCAATAATTATTACAGTAGAATTAGAAAAGAAGTTTTACCTTTGATTGAAGAGCAAGAGGTTAGAGATTTCTTACTGTTTAAAACAAGACATATTAAATAA
- the ispG gene encoding flavodoxin-dependent (E)-4-hydroxy-3-methylbut-2-enyl-diphosphate synthase, protein MNKTNVVKVGNVLIGGDNPVVVQSMTDTYTADIEKTVKQILALHKAGSEIVRITVNDEPAAAAVPVIVKELAKHDCHVPIVGDFHYNGHTLLSKYPECAKALAKYRINPGNVGFGKKKDTQFAEIVKIAIENDKPVRIGVNWGSLDQALLARLIDENNAQEHPLSLQQIMHKALITSALESAKYAEELGLSKDKIIISCKVSEVQDLVAVYQKLSKQCDYALHLGLTEAGMGTKGIVASAVSLGILLQQGIGNTIRVSLTPAPNAPRTEEVRVCREILQNLGMRTFTPSVTSCPGCGRTTSSFFRELTSQVKEHLDEKMHQWKEQYKGVEGMKVAVMGCVVNGPGESKNADIGISLPGSGESPVAPVFIDGKKAHTLRGDNISGEFIEIVENYVKNRYGCE, encoded by the coding sequence ATGAATAAAACAAATGTTGTAAAAGTTGGTAATGTTTTAATTGGTGGAGATAATCCAGTTGTAGTCCAGTCAATGACTGACACATATACCGCAGATATTGAAAAAACAGTTAAGCAAATTTTAGCTCTGCATAAAGCAGGAAGTGAGATAGTTCGAATTACAGTTAATGATGAGCCAGCAGCAGCAGCAGTGCCTGTAATTGTCAAAGAGTTAGCAAAACATGATTGTCACGTACCAATAGTTGGTGATTTTCACTATAACGGCCATACACTTTTAAGCAAGTATCCAGAATGTGCAAAAGCTCTAGCAAAGTATCGTATAAACCCTGGTAATGTTGGTTTTGGTAAGAAAAAAGATACACAATTTGCTGAGATAGTAAAAATAGCTATAGAAAATGATAAACCTGTACGTATAGGTGTAAACTGGGGTAGCTTAGATCAAGCTCTTTTAGCTAGATTGATTGATGAAAATAATGCTCAAGAGCATCCATTGAGTTTACAGCAGATCATGCACAAAGCTTTGATAACATCAGCTCTAGAGAGTGCTAAATATGCTGAAGAACTTGGTCTATCTAAAGATAAAATTATAATTTCTTGTAAGGTTAGTGAAGTTCAAGATTTGGTAGCAGTGTATCAAAAGCTATCAAAACAATGTGACTATGCTTTACATTTAGGTCTTACAGAAGCTGGTATGGGTACTAAAGGTATCGTAGCAAGTGCTGTGAGTTTGGGTATATTATTACAGCAAGGCATAGGCAACACTATACGTGTATCTCTAACTCCAGCACCAAATGCACCTCGTACAGAAGAGGTTAGAGTTTGTCGAGAGATATTACAAAATCTAGGAATGAGAACATTTACACCAAGTGTAACATCATGTCCAGGTTGTGGTAGAACTACTAGTTCATTCTTTAGAGAGCTAACTAGCCAAGTAAAAGAACACTTAGATGAGAAAATGCACCAGTGGAAAGAACAGTACAAAGGTGTTGAGGGTATGAAAGTAGCTGTAATGGGCTGTGTTGTAAATGGACCTGGAGAATCTAAAAATGCTGATATAGGAATAAGTTTACCAGGTAGTGGTGAATCTCCAGTTGCACCAGTGTTTATTGATGGTAAAAAAGCCCATACATTACGTGGAGATAATATCTCTGGAGAATTTATTGAGATTGTTGAGAATTATGTCAAGAATCGTTATGGTTGTGAATAA
- the pgeF gene encoding peptidoglycan editing factor PgeF, whose protein sequence is MSVVFVNTPFTRLKLGYTNNTQGFSKEKYAKLNLSDNVGDKHLVVEKNRNLFKSYVNADVKWLRQNHTNIVKNFDEYDGEFCDAIFTSRPKQACVVLTADCLPIILFDKRMTKVAAIHAGWKGLSKGILEETLKEFVGLDIVAWLGPCISEPFYEIGKDVHDKFIQQHENFGQAFRQKSEDKYLFDMKFIAKQILNDNHCFDIVDSGLCTYSNKRFYSYRKEGVTGRQATFVWFE, encoded by the coding sequence ATGTCAGTAGTTTTTGTTAATACGCCTTTTACTAGACTTAAACTAGGTTATACCAATAATACACAAGGTTTTAGTAAAGAAAAATATGCTAAGTTAAATCTTTCAGATAATGTTGGAGATAAACATTTAGTAGTAGAAAAAAACCGTAATTTGTTTAAGTCTTATGTAAATGCTGATGTTAAGTGGTTAAGACAGAACCATACGAATATTGTCAAAAATTTTGATGAATATGATGGTGAGTTTTGTGATGCTATATTTACCAGTAGGCCAAAACAGGCATGTGTTGTTTTAACTGCTGATTGCTTACCAATAATTTTATTTGATAAACGCATGACAAAGGTTGCAGCAATACATGCTGGTTGGAAAGGCTTATCAAAAGGAATATTAGAAGAAACATTAAAGGAATTTGTTGGTCTTGATATAGTTGCATGGCTAGGCCCTTGTATTAGTGAGCCTTTTTATGAGATTGGCAAAGATGTCCATGATAAATTTATACAGCAGCATGAGAACTTTGGCCAAGCTTTTAGGCAAAAGAGTGAAGATAAATATCTATTTGATATGAAGTTTATTGCCAAACAAATATTAAATGATAATCATTGCTTTGACATAGTCGATTCTGGTTTGTGCACATATAGTAATAAAAGATTCTACTCATATCGTAAAGAAGGTGTGACAGGTAGACAAGCTACATTTGTATGGTTTGAGTAG
- a CDS encoding RelA/SpoT domain-containing protein, whose product MVIEELELSRKQVQKAGDIFRHIDSVSQEESNSAFDILSEWRARHIEPLNLAYKLVKRYTLKYDSKAFFGQRLKRAISIIYKLERIPKLNLARMQDIAGCRAIVKDYKTLIKIDSGLLKSKAIDKSKGKDYIIEPKQDGYRGIHRIYRYTGNKVYCKNLMVEIQLRTELQHAWATAVEIIDTFEKESLKIGQGSQNWKEFFYLVSNEFAKLEELPNIDVSVSKNDLVNLVKELNVLDKLQSYSVVSKITDDAKEKIKDFLLIRLNKKEKRVSVSSYSDDSLAKETYKAMEKEYTNNDDYDVVLVHTQSIKELKKSYPNYFADSRLFIEKLKQIL is encoded by the coding sequence ATGGTTATAGAAGAGCTTGAATTATCTAGAAAACAAGTACAAAAAGCTGGAGATATATTTAGGCATATTGACAGTGTAAGTCAAGAAGAATCTAATAGTGCTTTTGATATTTTATCGGAATGGAGAGCTCGACATATAGAACCATTAAATCTGGCTTATAAATTAGTAAAAAGATATACATTAAAATATGATAGTAAAGCTTTTTTTGGACAAAGGTTAAAAAGAGCAATATCTATTATTTATAAACTTGAAAGAATACCTAAGCTAAACTTAGCTAGAATGCAAGATATTGCAGGCTGTAGGGCTATTGTAAAAGATTACAAAACTTTGATTAAGATAGACTCTGGACTACTTAAAAGTAAAGCTATTGATAAGTCAAAAGGTAAAGATTATATTATAGAGCCAAAGCAAGATGGCTATAGAGGTATTCATAGGATATACAGGTATACGGGTAATAAAGTTTATTGTAAAAATTTAATGGTAGAAATTCAGCTAAGAACGGAGTTGCAACATGCTTGGGCAACAGCGGTTGAAATTATTGATACTTTTGAGAAAGAGAGTCTTAAAATAGGTCAGGGTTCTCAAAATTGGAAAGAATTTTTTTATTTAGTTTCTAATGAGTTTGCAAAACTTGAAGAGCTACCGAATATAGATGTTAGTGTTAGTAAGAATGACCTGGTGAACTTAGTAAAAGAATTAAATGTGCTTGATAAGTTACAGAGTTATAGTGTTGTTTCGAAGATTACAGATGATGCGAAAGAAAAAATAAAAGATTTTCTGCTTATCCGTTTAAATAAAAAAGAAAAGCGAGTTTCAGTATCTAGTTATTCAGATGATTCATTAGCAAAGGAAACATATAAAGCCATGGAAAAAGAATACACCAATAATGATGACTATGATGTTGTCTTGGTGCATACACAATCAATAAAGGAACTAAAGAAGTCGTATCCTAACTACTTTGCAGATTCAAGATTATTTATTGAGAAGCTAAAGCAAATACTATAA